From a single Lewinella sp. LCG006 genomic region:
- a CDS encoding glycosyltransferase family 4 protein, with protein sequence MSNNKRIAILADPLDNQSAGVHVFTKELINALINMGKADQLLLIREKYDPDLNIEQIVVPNIHLPIGFASLRLFFIIPWILSNRGVAAVFEPAHFGPFNLPHSIKRMTMIHDLTPLIFPHHHRWHSQLLQKIFLKGILRRTDWVFTNSKHTSKDVEQFFPFTENKIKHLYLGKHSVFQPTKNPARLKELGINVPYFIYVGTIEPRKNLVLLLNAFATFCLENKDQEIALIMVGQMGWKSTRFEEAFAAHPYREKIKLLGFVDFSDLPILYTHATALIYPSMYEGFGLPIIEALACGTDVITANNSSLTEIGEGAAFFFETDDTASLVACMEEVFFSKENRSLKNQLHAEKFSWAQCALDFWQKVEEVIK encoded by the coding sequence TTGAGTAACAACAAGCGAATCGCAATCTTAGCTGACCCCTTAGATAATCAATCTGCCGGTGTACATGTATTCACTAAAGAATTAATTAATGCTTTAATCAACATGGGCAAAGCGGATCAACTGCTACTCATTCGAGAAAAGTACGATCCTGACTTAAACATAGAACAAATTGTTGTTCCAAATATTCATCTACCTATTGGCTTTGCTTCTTTACGGCTGTTCTTTATTATCCCTTGGATACTCAGCAATAGGGGAGTGGCCGCTGTTTTTGAACCCGCCCACTTTGGTCCTTTTAATCTCCCACATAGCATAAAACGGATGACGATGATCCACGATCTTACGCCCTTGATTTTTCCGCATCATCATCGATGGCACAGCCAGTTGTTGCAAAAGATTTTCTTGAAAGGTATTCTGCGCAGAACGGATTGGGTGTTTACCAATTCCAAGCATACAAGCAAGGATGTTGAGCAATTTTTTCCCTTTACGGAAAACAAAATTAAACACTTGTACCTGGGTAAGCATTCTGTATTTCAGCCCACAAAAAATCCTGCTCGTTTAAAAGAGCTTGGGATCAATGTGCCTTATTTTATTTACGTAGGCACAATTGAACCGCGAAAAAACCTAGTGCTACTTCTGAATGCATTTGCTACATTTTGTTTAGAGAATAAAGATCAGGAAATAGCACTCATTATGGTCGGACAAATGGGCTGGAAATCTACTCGTTTTGAAGAAGCCTTCGCAGCACATCCGTACCGCGAAAAAATCAAATTGTTAGGCTTTGTCGATTTTTCAGATTTGCCGATTTTGTACACGCACGCTACAGCGCTTATTTATCCATCCATGTATGAAGGTTTTGGCTTGCCCATTATCGAGGCCTTAGCTTGTGGGACAGACGTCATCACCGCAAATAATTCCAGTTTAACCGAAATAGGAGAGGGAGCCGCATTTTTCTTTGAGACCGATGATACTGCATCATTGGTAGCATGCATGGAGGAAGTTTTCTTCAGCAAGGAAAACAGGAGCTTGAAAAATCAGCTCCACGCTGAAAAATTTTCCTGGGCTCAGTGTGCACTCGATTTTTGGCAGAAAGTAGAAGAAGTAATAAAATAG
- a CDS encoding glycosyltransferase, whose translation MIKNYCDIPPMIWLASFPRSGNTFFRNVLYEVYGISSSTYHQDSTRPLEEGFASFPVVKTHLLPDQLPPNLRNCKSVYIVRDGRDALVSIAHHRKDIVTPGSDYFNNLLLAILALNDSYFGGWSANVEAWTSKADIIIKFEDLIKNPIGEISKLSAIIDLPAPDLSRLPSFETLKFGNPQYGAGGEDVKKEKLAEKHFRKGKVAGYKTEMPVDLQQLFWDLHGATMLSQGYQDDQLKASSVKPEKKILLEVSKAFSNDNDGVKRYLTELIEHLIQFSTIRRDIHIDLFFNNTIWPINSSITSTYLKKYAITESHEQEHPLAQVVKVADQQKEALQGTHLYENRLLALKAYIKAKLPTNIYDFFSRLYRKGPFRRFLNYLHRKTTARKSVKAFRKLQKNIDSYDLVHLPLPQNMHLIQHANTKFLVTAHDFTHHLFPAYHTENNIVHSEEGIQCALAKNADFIAISKATARDLSLLYRVPREKIKVIYEGANGAFSRESIGKENEARILEKYKVNDGTPYFMTLSTIEPRKNLKGVIAAFLQLKEEQGFNQKLSLLIGGKKGWKYHDLEKSEEDLKKQNVYFTGFIPDSELPVLYNNAIALCYLSHYEGFGLPLLEAMQSGTTVIFGSNSSMPEVVGEGGLGVNTKDVSAIAKAMKQLLLDPEMRLSLVEKARIQSYKFSWLKAAFETINYYEKLISNNKP comes from the coding sequence TCTTTTCCACGATCAGGAAACACCTTTTTTCGCAATGTGCTTTATGAAGTGTATGGGATATCGTCTAGTACCTATCACCAGGATTCAACTCGTCCATTGGAGGAAGGTTTTGCCAGTTTTCCCGTAGTGAAAACCCATTTACTACCTGATCAATTACCGCCAAATTTGCGGAATTGCAAGTCGGTATATATCGTTCGTGATGGGAGAGATGCCCTTGTTTCGATTGCCCATCATCGCAAAGATATCGTAACTCCTGGGAGCGATTATTTTAACAATCTCCTCTTGGCTATTTTAGCACTAAATGATAGCTATTTTGGTGGTTGGTCAGCGAATGTTGAAGCCTGGACATCAAAAGCGGATATCATTATAAAATTTGAAGATTTAATCAAGAATCCTATTGGTGAAATCAGCAAATTAAGTGCGATCATTGACCTACCTGCACCTGATCTGAGTAGGTTACCAAGCTTCGAAACACTTAAATTTGGCAATCCTCAATACGGAGCTGGAGGAGAAGATGTTAAGAAAGAAAAGTTAGCTGAAAAGCATTTCAGAAAAGGTAAAGTCGCTGGTTATAAAACAGAAATGCCCGTTGATTTACAACAACTTTTTTGGGATTTGCATGGAGCCACAATGCTAAGTCAAGGCTATCAAGATGATCAATTGAAAGCTTCTAGTGTTAAGCCAGAAAAAAAAATCCTCCTAGAAGTATCCAAAGCTTTTTCAAACGACAACGATGGTGTTAAGCGATACTTAACAGAATTAATTGAGCACTTAATCCAATTCTCTACCATTAGACGAGATATTCATATTGACTTATTCTTCAATAATACTATTTGGCCAATAAATTCTTCTATAACAAGTACTTATCTTAAAAAATACGCAATAACTGAAAGCCATGAACAGGAACACCCTTTAGCACAGGTTGTAAAAGTTGCTGACCAACAAAAAGAAGCGTTACAAGGCACTCATCTATATGAAAATCGGCTTTTAGCACTAAAAGCATATATCAAAGCGAAGCTTCCAACTAACATTTATGATTTCTTTAGTAGGTTATACAGAAAAGGCCCGTTTCGCCGATTCCTGAATTATCTGCACCGAAAAACAACAGCCAGGAAATCAGTTAAAGCCTTTAGAAAACTTCAAAAAAACATTGACAGTTATGACCTTGTCCATCTTCCTCTTCCTCAAAACATGCATTTGATACAACACGCAAATACAAAGTTTTTAGTAACTGCACACGATTTCACTCATCATCTTTTTCCAGCGTATCATACCGAAAACAATATTGTACATTCAGAGGAAGGAATACAATGCGCACTAGCGAAGAATGCTGATTTTATTGCCATTTCAAAGGCTACCGCCAGGGATCTTTCCCTTCTTTATCGAGTTCCCAGAGAAAAAATAAAAGTCATATACGAAGGTGCTAATGGTGCGTTTTCCAGGGAGAGTATAGGTAAAGAGAATGAAGCAAGAATTCTCGAAAAATACAAGGTCAATGATGGGACACCATATTTTATGACCTTATCAACAATAGAACCTCGAAAAAATTTAAAGGGTGTAATCGCTGCTTTTCTTCAACTGAAAGAAGAGCAAGGCTTTAATCAAAAGCTCAGCTTACTCATCGGGGGGAAAAAAGGATGGAAATACCATGACTTGGAAAAATCGGAAGAAGATTTAAAGAAACAAAATGTATATTTTACTGGATTCATTCCGGATAGTGAGCTTCCAGTTTTATATAATAATGCAATAGCTTTGTGCTATTTATCTCATTACGAAGGGTTTGGCTTGCCATTATTAGAGGCTATGCAATCAGGAACTACCGTAATATTTGGCAGTAATAGTTCTATGCCTGAGGTAGTAGGAGAGGGTGGCTTAGGAGTCAATACCAAGGATGTATCGGCAATTGCCAAAGCGATGAAGCAGTTACTCCTAGATCCGGAAATGAGGTTATCATTAGTTGAAAAAGCACGAATTCAATCTTACAAATTTTCATGGTTGAAAGCCGCCTTCGAAACGATCAATTATTATGAAAAACTGATTAGTAATAATAAACCATGA
- a CDS encoding T9SS type A sorting domain-containing protein — protein sequence MKYYLTLLIALALLSLHAQCPDGDVVLSSQAEVDAYVATFPDCTEIAGNLQIGSYEASTDIADISGLSSLTSITEGLDILFNNGLADLNGLQHLTTIGGRLFIAFNPSLVNLDSLANLLSLGRGLSIESNNTLADISGLNNLTFIPGPLSIASNDALTSLEGLDNVIDVDGLLSIMDNDGLISISNLGNLTSINGTLTIRFNAVLASLNGLENIDATSISGQGLVIMSNPQLSVCDIQSICNYIGVEMNPADISGNADGCATRTEVEMACPAVCPEGDVVLPTQAEVDAFVATYPNCTTINGDLQIGPNSGSSDVTDLIGLSAITAVDGDLHIFLTSGLANLEGLAGIQSVSGWIRIEGNAVLANVDALSGINTLAGDLRIGYNEALTNLDGLSNLTAVGGNLFITSNAALTNLDGLANVTVVGDNLGINLNAALTNVHGLSAVDSVAGNLDISTNAMLTDVSGIAGVTYIGEDLKITENDLLTEITGPFAIDFLPGDLLIFSNPSLTNLSGLSSITAVGEDLRINNNTSLSALNGLEGISSVGQSLEISSNDNLTDLTGLSGITSVGSNLYIGLNDALTDLSGLEHITTVGLNLKLFNNAVLTNLNGLSGITTLGGELSLFSNETLTDVSGLENITANTITFLEIVFNGQLSDCAVQSICDYLAVATNDTSFLSNAPGCQIRAQVEAACIVPATEISATNIELFPNPTNGRLQLRNITAERVEVFNAQGQQVASYRSPGQELDLGALPVGVYYLQLIAVDGAYVTKVLKQ from the coding sequence ATGAAGTATTACTTGACGCTACTAATTGCTCTTGCTTTATTAAGTCTCCACGCGCAATGCCCCGACGGAGATGTTGTCCTCAGCAGTCAGGCTGAGGTAGATGCTTATGTGGCAACCTTTCCAGATTGCACCGAGATTGCCGGTAATTTGCAGATTGGAAGTTATGAAGCAAGTACGGACATTGCCGACATTTCCGGCCTAAGCAGCCTAACGAGTATTACCGAAGGCCTTGACATTCTTTTCAATAATGGCTTAGCAGATTTAAACGGCCTACAGCACCTGACAACGATTGGCGGCCGCCTCTTTATTGCTTTCAATCCCAGTTTGGTCAACCTGGACAGCTTAGCGAATCTGCTTTCCCTTGGGAGAGGGCTCAGTATTGAATCAAACAATACCCTGGCCGACATTAGCGGTTTGAATAATTTGACTTTTATTCCCGGACCACTTAGTATTGCCTCCAATGATGCGCTCACAAGTCTGGAAGGGTTGGACAATGTAATCGATGTGGACGGCTTACTGAGTATTATGGATAATGATGGTTTGATAAGTATTTCCAACCTGGGAAATCTCACCTCAATTAATGGAACGCTAACGATTAGATTCAATGCGGTACTTGCGAGCCTGAATGGCCTGGAGAATATTGATGCAACGAGTATTTCCGGACAAGGACTAGTTATCATGTCTAACCCTCAGCTCTCCGTTTGCGACATCCAAAGTATCTGTAACTATATTGGGGTGGAAATGAACCCAGCTGATATTTCGGGTAACGCCGACGGTTGTGCTACCCGTACGGAAGTGGAGATGGCTTGCCCGGCTGTCTGTCCGGAAGGAGATGTTGTGCTCCCCACTCAAGCGGAAGTAGATGCCTTCGTAGCTACTTATCCCAACTGTACAACGATCAACGGTGACCTACAGATAGGCCCCAATTCTGGATCATCGGACGTTACCGACCTCATTGGATTATCGGCCATCACTGCTGTAGATGGTGACTTGCATATTTTCCTGACATCAGGCCTGGCGAATTTAGAAGGTTTAGCGGGTATCCAATCCGTAAGTGGTTGGATACGGATTGAGGGTAACGCTGTCTTAGCAAATGTAGATGCTTTATCCGGCATTAACACCCTGGCTGGAGACTTGAGGATTGGCTACAATGAGGCCTTAACAAATCTGGACGGGCTGTCTAATCTAACTGCTGTCGGGGGGAATCTGTTTATTACCAGTAATGCCGCCCTCACGAATTTGGATGGACTAGCAAATGTCACGGTAGTTGGTGACAATCTGGGGATCAACTTGAATGCAGCCTTAACCAATGTGCACGGACTATCCGCTGTAGATTCGGTAGCTGGTAATCTGGATATTTCGACCAACGCTATGCTTACGGATGTCAGCGGCATTGCTGGCGTAACTTATATCGGTGAAGATTTGAAGATTACGGAGAATGATCTCTTAACGGAAATTACGGGTCCATTTGCTATTGATTTCCTACCAGGAGACTTGCTAATTTTCTCCAATCCATCGCTGACGAACTTAAGTGGTTTGTCTTCTATTACGGCAGTGGGAGAGGACCTGCGCATTAATAACAACACTTCTTTATCTGCCTTGAATGGTCTGGAGGGTATCAGTTCCGTGGGCCAAAGTTTGGAAATTAGCTCCAACGATAATTTAACCGATTTAACGGGCCTGTCTGGTATCACCTCGGTAGGTTCGAACCTCTATATCGGGTTAAATGATGCCTTAACCGATTTGAGTGGTCTGGAGCATATTACCACTGTAGGTCTAAACCTGAAGCTCTTCAACAACGCGGTCCTGACCAATCTGAATGGGCTATCGGGCATCACAACGCTGGGCGGAGAATTAAGCCTGTTTAGCAATGAAACCCTCACAGACGTAAGCGGGCTGGAAAACATTACTGCCAATACCATTACTTTTCTGGAAATTGTCTTCAACGGCCAGCTTTCGGACTGTGCCGTCCAGAGTATTTGCGATTACTTAGCGGTAGCCACAAACGATACTTCCTTTCTTAGCAATGCCCCGGGTTGCCAGATCCGGGCCCAGGTAGAAGCGGCTTGCATTGTACCGGCTACGGAAATCTCGGCAACCAATATTGAGCTATTTCCCAATCCTACCAATGGGCGACTTCAGCTCCGCAATATCACTGCCGAACGAGTAGAGGTATTCAATGCTCAAGGGCAGCAGGTCGCCAGCTACCGTTCACCTGGCCAGGAATTGGACCTGGGCGCGTTACCCGTTGGCGTGTATTACTTACAGCTTATTGCGGTTGATGGTGCGTATGTTACCAAGGTGTTGAAGCAATAA